AATTAAATCCGCGCCAAAAATCATTCTTGCCCCGCTTATTCAACAATTCGATAATCTCCGTCATGGCGTCTAAAGGGGCAATGACGTCCTGACCGAAAACCATGGTGTCCAACAATAAAAAGACGGGCGCGTGTCCATCATTTTCTTGATTTTGCGGAGGAACCAGATCCCATGCCATGTCTTTTTCTAAGTCATGACCCACAACAATCGTATCTTTTACACAACGTTGTAGGGAATTAATCCCATTTTCAAGGACAGCATCGACGAATTGTTTTTGACGGGAACCGGGAGGCGGAGAGTAGATTTGAGAAACATAAGGCGACAGCCCTAAAAGATTAAAACACTTCTGCGTATAGGGCTTAGCGCCTTTGGTGACAACAATGGTCTTTGCCCCTTTTCGAATCAAGTTGAAGAGCGCGCTTTTTGAACCGCGCCGTTCGCGCAAAAACCGATCCTTTTCCCGTTCTATATAACGGTACAAGGTTTCTTGCCATTTCACAAAGGCATCGGTAACAAGGGGGTTCCCTCTGCCGTATTTCTTTTCAAAGCCAATCCACGCCTCTTCTTCTTTTTGAAGACGAATATTGCGCAGTCGTCGCTCCCACACCAGCAACAATTCGTCACTGTCCATCAAGACCAATTTCCCGCTGAGATCAACAGCGGATTTGGAACTTCGAAAAATACCAGTGAACAAAGCGCTCAGCCTACTCAAAAAGACACGAATTCCAGAGGTATTTCCGTTCATTATGGGATTCATTATCCTGCAAGTTTATTGTTAACAAATACTACGATCTATCATAATAAAGAGCTCATACCACAAAAATCAAACTTTGTACGCCTCTTTTCAAATGCTGTCAAAACTGTATGAGACTCCGGCAAGCGATTATAGGTCACTTTCTGTAATTTGCTCAAATTCCTGTCCCGGTTGTACCTTCAGCTCAGGTGCATCTAAGGAGCGAAGGGACTGGGTCACCGGAGATAGTTCCGGAATCTCTTTCTCCTGAGCAATACCCAACTCTTTAAATCGTCGAGACGAAACGAGCACACGGGACTCTAAATTGCCGATAACGTTATTGTAGGAACTCACAGCGCCTTCAAGGTTTCTGCCTAAAGACTGGAAGTGCTGCGCCAAGGTCTGAATACGCTGATAGAGCTCTTTACCTAAATCGCTAATTTTTTGGGCGTTTTCCGCCAGACGCTCTTGACGCCAACCGTAAGCAACTGCTTTTAATAAAGCGATGAGCGTGGTCGGCGTGGCAATAATGATCTGTTTTTCGACCCCTTTTTCAATCAGAGCGGGATCTTGTTCTAGGGCCGCGCTGAAAAACGGCTCTCCCGGCAACAACAAGACAACAAATTCCGGTGACGCCTCAAACTGACTCCAGTAATTCTTTTCTGATAAGCGCGCAATATGATCCCGTATCTGGCGTGCGTGATCTTTCATGAGACGTGTTTTTTCAGTCTCATCAGGCGCCTCAAGGGCAGAGAGATAGGCTTCCAGTGAAACTTTGGAATCGACCACAATGGTTTTGTTGCTGGGCAACTTAATGATCATATCCGGGCGCAAACGCCCTGCTTCCGTGTCAACCGATTCTTGCTGGAAAAAATCGCAATACTCCAGCATTCCAGCCATTTCAACAACCCGTTGCAGTTGAATCTCACCC
The nucleotide sequence above comes from Candidatus Hydrogenedentota bacterium. Encoded proteins:
- the rmuC gene encoding DNA recombination protein RmuC: MTSLIPIFSFVFGIVVGGIGAWFLSKNSRAYIQINEELLKVQERFKHSEQQRSDLQIALEGSRHLTETIRIELSEQMKKCAAAETINERIPELEKKLTERESQMNALLEEQSKLKSQLAEQQARLEEERKAYEEKLVFLDRAQVKLTDAFSALSAEALKANNTSFLDLARENLKKYQAVAQGDLELRQKSIDQLVKPLQESLETVNKRIQEVEKDRTIAYTSLTEQVKHMARTQSRLEQETSNLVKALRSPITRGRWGEIQLQRVVEMAGMLEYCDFFQQESVDTEAGRLRPDMIIKLPSNKTIVVDSKVSLEAYLSALEAPDETEKTRLMKDHARQIRDHIARLSEKNYWSQFEASPEFVVLLLPGEPFFSAALEQDPALIEKGVEKQIIIATPTTLIALLKAVAYGWRQERLAENAQKISDLGKELYQRIQTLAQHFQSLGRNLEGAVSSYNNVIGNLESRVLVSSRRFKELGIAQEKEIPELSPVTQSLRSLDAPELKVQPGQEFEQITESDL